The following are from one region of the Alkalimarinus sediminis genome:
- a CDS encoding DUF1501 domain-containing protein encodes MNRRYFLKALAATGMSLSLPIVSTPLSAAADPNRFWVMVNASGGWDPTSLCDPKGNALRSDGRGPINNFATAAIRTAGNINFAPYADTITAPAEDTLAEFFTRHSGRMQVINGIDTGTNSHSVGSRFVWSGKSDMGNPSLAAMIAASAAPNKAMSYISNGGYDFTDSIVSASRVSGSGNFSKLAFPNEPSPGNSDRYYEDGVYDLIQQAQMASLRRQSATEVLAKRRKKLNELLSARSGTDNLDQIVQKLPSPLSSGLKGQAEMAAAAFASGLSVSANLNVGGFDTHGNHDNRQTSSLDNLLDGVNHLWAELERQGIQDRTTIMIGSDFGRTPFYNGYTRNSGDVTGTGGKDHWNVTSVIVMGAGITGNRVIGGTDDLFNARKVNPSTLAFDDNGILITPAHIHKALRRATGLAGTELDRLYPVAVDDIPLFT; translated from the coding sequence ATGAATCGTAGATATTTTTTAAAAGCACTGGCGGCAACAGGAATGAGTCTAAGTTTGCCGATTGTGAGTACACCACTGAGTGCCGCGGCAGATCCCAATCGTTTTTGGGTGATGGTAAACGCAAGCGGTGGGTGGGACCCCACAAGTCTGTGTGACCCAAAAGGCAATGCACTGCGTAGTGATGGAAGAGGGCCGATTAATAACTTTGCTACAGCAGCGATCAGGACGGCTGGCAATATTAATTTTGCTCCCTATGCTGATACGATTACAGCACCGGCAGAAGATACGTTGGCAGAGTTTTTTACCCGTCACTCAGGTCGAATGCAGGTTATTAATGGCATCGATACGGGTACTAATAGCCACTCCGTAGGTAGTCGGTTTGTCTGGAGTGGCAAGAGTGACATGGGTAACCCTAGTCTGGCCGCGATGATCGCAGCCTCAGCTGCGCCTAATAAAGCCATGTCATATATTAGTAATGGTGGTTACGACTTTACCGACTCAATTGTTAGTGCTTCGAGAGTTTCCGGCAGTGGTAACTTTAGCAAATTAGCATTCCCCAACGAGCCAAGCCCGGGTAACAGTGATCGCTATTATGAAGATGGTGTGTATGACTTGATTCAGCAGGCGCAAATGGCAAGCTTGAGGCGACAAAGTGCTACCGAAGTGCTAGCTAAAAGGCGTAAAAAATTGAACGAGTTACTCTCTGCACGCTCCGGCACTGATAACCTCGATCAAATTGTTCAGAAACTACCGAGCCCTCTCTCTAGTGGTCTAAAAGGACAGGCCGAAATGGCGGCAGCAGCATTTGCTTCAGGCCTTTCGGTTTCGGCTAACTTAAATGTGGGTGGTTTTGATACCCATGGTAATCATGATAATCGACAAACCAGTAGTCTCGATAACTTGCTCGATGGCGTAAACCATCTGTGGGCAGAGCTAGAGCGTCAAGGTATTCAAGATCGTACCACGATTATGATCGGCTCCGACTTTGGCCGAACACCTTTTTACAACGGTTACACTCGAAACTCCGGTGATGTCACCGGTACGGGGGGTAAGGATCATTGGAATGTGACTAGCGTCATCGTGATGGGTGCAGGTATTACCGGCAATCGCGTCATCGGTGGAACAGATGACCTATTTAATGCCCGTAAGGTTAACCCCTCGACACTAGCCTTCGATGATAATGGTATCTTAATTACACCCGCTCATATTCATAAAGCATTAAGGCGAGCGACAGGGTTGGCCGGCACTGAGCTAGACCGGCTGTATCCAGTCGCTGTTGATGATATCCCTCTATTTACATAA